In Colletotrichum higginsianum IMI 349063 chromosome 1, whole genome shotgun sequence, one genomic interval encodes:
- a CDS encoding 14-3-3 family protein, with amino-acid sequence MGHEDAVYLAKLAEQAERYEEMVENMKIVASEDRDLTVEERNLLSVAYKNVIGARRASWRIVTSIEQKEESKGNSSQVGLIKEYRQKIEAELAKICDDILDVLDAHLIPSAKSGESKVFYHKMKGDYHRYLAEFAVGDRRKDSADKSLEAYKAATEVAQTELPPTHPIRLGLALNFSVFYYEILNAPDQACHLAKQAFDDAIAELDTLSEESYKDSTLIMQLLRDNLTLWTSSEAEPAASGTAEAPASSKEEGTTAEAPAASTSEEPKAE; translated from the exons ATGGGTCACGAAGATGCTGTGTACTTGGCCAAGCTTGCTGAGCAGGCTGAACGCTACGAGG AGATGGTTGAGAACATGAAGATCGTCGCTTCTGAGGATCGTGACCTGACTGTCGAGGAGCGCAACCTTCTCTCTGTTGCCTACAAGAACGTCATCGGTGCCCGCCGTGCCTCGTGGAGAATCGTCACCTCCATCGAGCAGAAGGAGGAGTCCAAGGGCAACTCTTCCCAGGTTGGCCTCATTAAGGAGTACCGCCAGaagatcgaggccgagctcgccaagatcTGCGACGACATCcttgacgtcctcgacgcccacCTTATCCCTTCTGCCAAGTCTGGCGAGTCCAAGGTCTTTTACCACAAAAT GAAGGGTGACTACCACCGCTACCTCGCCGAGTTCGCTGTTGGCGACCGCCGCAAGGACTCCGCCGACAAGTCCCTCGAGGCTTACAAGGCTGCCACCGAGGTTGCCCAGACCGAGCTCCCCCCTACCCACCCTAtccgccttggcctcgcccTCAACTTTTCCGTCTTCTACTACGAGATCCTTAACGCCCCCGATCAGGCTTGCCACCTTGCCAAGCAGGCTTTCGATGATGCTATTGCCG AGCTTGACACCCTTAGCGAGGAGTCTTACAAGGACTCTACCCTCATCATGCAGCTTCTCCGTGACAACCTG ACTCTCTGGACCTCTTCTGAGGCCGAGCCTGCGGCGTCAGGCACCGCCGAAGCCCCTGCCTCTTCCAAGGAGGAGGGTACCACCGCCGAGGCGCCGGCCGCCAGCACCTCCGAGGAGCCCAAGGCTGAGTAA
- a CDS encoding 26S proteasome subunit P45 family protein, whose translation MPSATGQNWEKYQKTYADDEVEEKKITPLTDEDIQVLKTYGAAPYGAAIKKLEQQIKEKQTSVDEKIGVKESDTGLAPPHLWDVAADRQRMSEEQPLQVARCTKIIPDEKDDSKSKYVINVKQIAKFVVQLGERVSPTDIEEGMRVGVDRNKYQILLPLPPKIDASVTMMTVEEKPDVTYGDVGGSKEQVEKLREVVEMPLLSPERFVNLGIDPPKGALLYGPPGTGKTLCARAVANRTDATFIRVIGSELVQKYVGEGARMVRELFEMARTKKACIIFFDEIDAIGGARFDDGAGGDNEVQRTMLELITQLDGFDARGNIKVMFATNRPSTLDPALMRPGRIDRKIEFSLPDLEGRANILRIHAKSMSVERDIRWELISRLCPNATGAELRSVCTEAGMFAIRARRKVATEKDFLSAVDKVIKANLKFNSTASYMQYN comes from the exons ATG CCTTCCGCTACCGGCCAAAACTGGGAGAAATACCAGAAGAcctacgccgacgacgaggttgaggagaagaagattACACCATTGACCGATGA AGACATCCAAGTGCTGAAGACCTATGGCGCTGCTCCGtacggcgccgccatcaagaagctcgagcAACAGATCAAGGAGAAGCAAACAAGCGTAGATGAGAAGATTGGTGTCAAG GAATCCGACACGGGTCTTGCCCCTCCTCACCTGTGGGACGTAGCAGCAGACCGGCAACGCATGTCGGAAGAACAGCCTCTCCAGGTCGCCCGGTGTACGAAGATTATCCCcgacgagaaggacgacTCCAAGAGCAAATATGTCATCAATGTCAAGCAGATCGCCAAGttcgtcgtccagctcggcgagagAGTGAGCCCCACGGATATCGAGGAGGGCATGCGGGTTGGTGTCGACAGGAACAAGTACCAGATTCTTCTGCCGCTTCCGCCCAAGATCGATGCCAGCGTCACGATGATGACGGTCGAGGAAAAGCCGGACGTTACATACGGAGATGTTGGTGGATCAAAGGAGCAGGTTGAGAAGCTGCGAGAGGTCGTTGAGATGCCCCTCCTCTCGCCGGAGCGGttcgtcaacctcggcatcgacccCCCGAAGGGTGCCCTTCTGTACGGACCTCCCGGTACTGGCAAGACCCTTTGCGCCAGAGCCGTTGCCAACAGAACGGACGCCACCTTCATTCGCGTCATCGGCAGTGAACTGGTCCAGAAGTACGTCGGTGAGGGTGCGAGGATGGTGCGCGAGCTTTTCGAGATGGCACGGACGAAGAAGGCCTGTATCATCTTTTTCGACGAAATCGACGCCATCGGTGGTGCCCGTTTcgatgacggtgccggcggaGATAACGAAGTCCAGAGAACCATGCTGGAGCTCATCACGCAGCTCGACGGCTTCGACGCCCGAGGCAACATCAAGGTCATGTTCGCCACCAACAGACCCTCCACTCTCGACCCCGCTCTGATGAGACCGGGACGTATCGACCGTAAGATTGAGTTCTCTCTGCCCGACCTCGAGGGTCGTGCCAATATTTTGCGTATCCACGCCAAGAGCATGTCGGTCGAGCGCGATATCCGGTGGGAGCTCATCTCCCGCCTGTGCCCCAACGCCACGGGTGCTGAGCTTCGCAGTGTCTGCACTGAGGCCGGCATGTTCGCCATCCGTGCCAGGAGAAAGGTGGCGACGGAGAAGGACTTCCTcagcgccgtcgacaaggtcATCAAGGCCAACCTCAAGTTCAATTCGACGGCCAGCTACATGCAATACAACTAA
- a CDS encoding T-complex protein 1 subunit delta, with protein MATTAPAPAAGGSGNATFKDKEKPVAVRSSNIVAARAVADAIRTSLGPRGMDKMIRSGKGETIITNDGNTMLKSMSVMHPTAKMLVNLSAAQDVEAGDGTTSVVVICGSLLGAADRLLSKGIHPSVISEAFQRAAAAAVEVLHGMSQPISLTDTASLLQAANTSLSSKIVSQYTNILGPMAVNSVVKTIDLKTADNVDLKNIRIVKKVGGTIEDSELSDGLILTQPVLKGAGGPARIEKARIGLIQFQLSPPKPDMENTIQVNDYRQMDKIVKEERLYLLNMVKKIKKAKCNVLFIQKSILRDAVNDLSLHFLAKLGILAVKDIERDEIEFICKSTGCKPIADVDSFTEDKLGSADLVEEIQSNGARMVKVTGAKATGKTVSVVVRGANSLILDEAERSLHDAHCVVRCLVKKKALIAGGGAAEIEIASQLSKRARELTGTEAICWKAFADAMEVIPTTLAENAGLNSIKVVTELRHRHELGEKNAGVSIKSGGVNTNISKENVLQPLLVSTSAIELAAETVKMILRIDDIALTR; from the exons ATGGCCACGACTGCACCAGCCCCGGCCGCGGGAGGCTCTGGAAATGCCACCTTCAAG gacaaggagaagccCGTTGCCGTTCGCTCATCCAACATTGTCGCTGCCAGAG CCGTCGCCGATGCCATCCGAACTTCCTTGGGCCCCCGCGGCATGGACAAGATGATTCGCAGCGGAAAGGGCGAGACCATCATTACCAACGACGGCAACACGATGCTCAAGAGCATGTCCGTCATGCACCCGACAGCGAAGATGCTGGTTAACCTCTCGGCGGCACAGGATGTGGAGGCAGGAGACGGCACAACATCCGTCGTCGTTATCTGCGGTAGCTTGTTGGGCGCCGCTGACAGACTCTTGTCAAAAGGAATCCACCCTTCCGTCATCTCAGAGGCTTTCCAGAGAGCTGCTGCCGCGGCCGTTGAAGTCCTCCACGGCATGTCACAACCCATCTCCCTCACCGACACAGCATCCCTGCTCCAGGCAGCCAACACATCTCTCTCCTCGAAGATCGTGTCGCAATACACCAACATCCTCGGTCCCATGGCTGTCAACTCCGTTGTCAAGACCATCGACCTCAAGACGGCAGACAACGTCGACCTGAAGAACATCAGAATCGTCAAGAAGGTTGGCGGAACTATCGAGGACAGTGAGCTGTCGGATGGTTTGATCCTGACACAGCCCGTCCTCAAGGGTGCGGGCGGTCCGGCGAGAATCGAGAAGGCGAGAATCGGTTTGATTCAGTTTCAGCTCAGCCCTCCTAAGCCCGAT ATGGAAAACACCATCCAGGTCAACGACTACAGACAGATGGACAAGATTGTGAAGGAGGAGCGTCTTTACCTTCTCAACATggtcaagaagatcaagaaggccaagtGCAACGTGCTTTTCATCCAGAAGTCCATCCTGCGAGACGCTGTCAACGACCTGTCTCTGCACTTCCTCGCCAAGCTTGGCATTCTCGCCGTCAAGGATATCGAGCGCGACGAGATCGAGTTTATCTGCAAGTCCACCGGCTGCAAGCCGATCGCAGACGTAGACTCCTTCACGGAGGACAAGCTCGGCTCGGCCGACCTCGTTGAGGAGATCCAGTCTAACGGAGCTCGCATGGTGAAGGTTACGGGTGCTAAGGCAACTGGCAAGaccgtctccgtcgtcgttcGCGGTGCCAACTCCCTCattctcgacgaggccgagcgTAGCTTGCACGACGCCCACTGCGTCGTTCGCTGCttggtgaagaagaaggcccttattgctggtggtggtgccgccgagatcgagatCGCGTCCCAGCTCTCCAAGCGGGCTCGTGAGCTCACTGGCACCGAGGCCATCTGCTGGAAGGCATTCGCAGACGCTATGGAGGTCATCCCCACCACTCTGGCCGAGAACGCCGGTCTCAACAGCATTAAGGTTGTGACCGAGCTTCGCCACAGACACGAGCTTGGCGAGAAGAACGCGGGTGTCAGTATCAAGTCTGGTGGTGTCAACACCAACATCTCCAAGGAGAACGTTCTCCAGCCTCTGCTGGTGAGCACCAGTGCCATCGAATTGGCCGCTGAGACGGTGAAGATGATTCTCAGAATAGACGACATCGCCCTCACGAGATAA
- a CDS encoding Mitochondrial ATPase encodes MMRIAATKAVARPLTLASRATFSTTPRAMGEGDTGAPSKYGGGDAFQKREKASEDYAIRLREKEKLLELKKKLSEQQAHLQQLSDHIDEITKNQGGEHN; translated from the exons ATGATGCGCATCGCTGCcaccaaggccgtcgcccGTCCTTTGACTCTCGCCTCTCGAGCTACTTTCAGCACCACCCCCCGCGCTatgggcgagggcgacacTGGAGCTCCCTCCAAGTATGGAGGCGG CGACGCTTTCCAGAAGCGCGAGAAGGCAAGCGAGGACTACGCTATCCGCCtgcgcgagaaggagaagctccttgagctcaagaagaagctcaGCGAGCAGCAGGCCCACCTCCAGCAGCTGTCCGACCACAT CGACGAGATCACCAAAAACCAGGGCGGCGAGCACAACTAA
- a CDS encoding Eukaryotic translation initiation factor 2 subunit gamma encodes MSANGDPKYDDIDSESDSGESVEEQTELNEEKPLKSALKKSSNPVTADNTVQRPPLPPQTDPKDLDVKTLSPLTPEIIARQATINIGTIGHVAHGKSTVVKAISGVQTVRFKNELIRNITIKLGYANAKIYQCDNTECPRPGCFRSYKSEKEVDPPCEREGCSGTYRLLRHVSFVDCPGHDILMSTMLSGAAVMDAALLLIAGNETCPQPQTSEHLAAIEIMKLDKIIILQNKVDLMREEAAQQHYQSILKFIRGTVAGKSPVIPISAQLKFNIDAVNEAIVNTIPVPPRDFTQDPHMIVIRSFDVNKPGAEIDDLKGGVAGGSILHGVLKLGDEIEIRPGIVTRDDKGALKCTPIFSRIVSLNSEFNDLKYAVPGGLIGVGTRIDPTLCRADRLVGFVLGLKGRLPEIYSEIEVNFYLLRRLLGVRTADGKQAKVAKLTKNEVIMVNIGSTSTGAKVAAIKNDAAKLVLTSPACTNIGEKVALSRRIEKHWRLIGWATIAAGVTLEPSSS; translated from the exons ATGTCTGCCAACGGCGACCCCAAGTACGACGACATCGACTCAGAGTCTGACTCTGGCGAGTCCGTGGAGGAGCAGACCGAGCTCAACGAGGAGAAGCCCCTCAAGTCGGCTCTCAAGAAGTCGTCGAATCCCGTCACTGCCGACAACACAGTCCAGCGCCCTCCTCTGCCCCCGCAAACCGATCCCAAAGACCTCGATGTCAAGACCCTTAGCCCCCTCACCCCCGAGATTATCGCTCGCCAAGCAACAATCAACATCGGCACCATCGGCCATGTCGCCCACGGAAAGTCCaccgtcgtcaaggccatcTCCGGCGTCCAGACCGTTCGTTTCAAGAACGAGCTGATCCGTAACATCACCATCAAGCTTGGTTacgccaacgccaagatCTACCAGTGCGACAACACCGAGTGCCCCCGGCCGGGATGCTTCAGGAGTTACAAGAGTGAGAAGGAGGTCGACCCCCCCTGCGAGCGCGAGGGTTGCAGCGGTACCTACAGATTATTGCGCCACGTCTC GTTCGTCGACTGCCCCGGTCACGACATTCTCATGAGCACTATGTTGTCGGGTGCCGCCGTCATGGATGCCGCTCTGCTGCTCATTGCCGGCAACGAAACCTGCCCCCAGCCCCAGACCTCTGAGCATTTGGCTGCCATCGAGATTATGAAGCTGGACAAAATCATCATCCTGCAGAACAAGGTCGACCTGATGCGCGAGGAGGCTGCCCAGCAACACTACCAATCCATCCTTAAGTTCATCAGGGGCACCGTTGCCGGAAAGTCTCCTGTCATCCCCATCTCTGCCCAGCTGAAGTTCAACATCGATGCCGTCAACGAGGCCATCGTTAACACCATCCCGGTCCCCCCTCGTGACTTCACCCAGGACCCCCACATGATCGTCATTCGATCCTTCGACGTCAACAAGCCTGGTGCCGAGATTGACGACCTCAAGGGCGGTGTTGCTGGTGGTTCTATTCTGCACGGTGTCCtcaagctcggcgacgagattGAGATCCGTCCTGGTATCGTTACCAGAGACGACAAGGGTGCCCTTAAGTGCACGCCTATCTTCAGCCGAATCGTCTCTCTCAACTCCGAGTTCAACGATCTCAAGTACGCCGTTCCCGGTGGTCTCATCGGTGTCGGTACCCGCATCGACCCCACTCTCTGCAGAGCCGATCGTCTCGTCGGTTTCGTCCTGGGTCTCAAGGGCCGCCTGCCCGAGATTTACAGCGAGATTGAGGTCAACTTCTacctcctccgtcgtctcctcgGTGTCAGaaccgccgacggcaagcagGCCAAGGTCGCCAAGCTCACCAAGAACGAGGTCATCATGGTCAACATCGGTTCCACGTCTACTGGTGCCAAGGTTGCCGCCATCAAGAACGATGCCGCCAAGCTTGTCCTCACTTCCCCCGCTTGCACGAACATTGGTGAGAAGGTTGCTCTGTCGCGTCGTATTGAGAAGCATTGGCGTCTGATTGGTTGGGCCACCATCGCTGC CGGTGTCACCCTTGAGCCCAGCTCTTCCTAA
- a CDS encoding Nuclear pore glycoprotein p62 yields MSFSFGNTNATPTSNSGSTPAASAPASGGLFGGASTGTPSFSFGNLGSSNTPAAGSSSGTPASSGSLFGQNAGQKPAGGLFGGGTSAASTGTPTSTGGGLFGAKPAAGASSTPAASGGPFGSNTGSSTPSTSAPPSGGLFGAATASSGTPAASSGGLFGGDKAAAKPAVSLFGGGNTGGSSTPGGLFGQNASSSSATTTAPASSGGLFGGMNKPASSTPATIGASATQATPAKPAFSLGGSTTPAGAPPAGANKPATGGLFGGAAPSGSAAPSPFGTAAAKPAENNSAGGLFGGAGQSKAASTAQPASGGSLFGGQAQQQPAASGGLFGDQKPATTAAPSTGGLFGGQAAATTSSAQPASTTSTAPAAGASSLFGGAKPATPTTSAPAASSTGGLFGGNTSSTPAAATTQAGSSAGGLFGKPATTASAAPAATAAPSSLFGGQTSAAPANKPASGGLFGGGPAASTSQPASTTTSTAPATTSAATQPTTAPSTTASAGGLFGAKPSTPAAGASTQNGTAPATTSAPTGNSNTLAASTTGPTSQLPRLKNKSMDDIITRWASDLSKYQKDFKHYANQVADWDLGLVDNGEKIQKLYLNTFEAEKASHEIERQLQAVESQQDELEDWLNRYESDVKEMFSRQMGQGETLAGPDQERERTYKLAEKLTQNLDEKSRDLSKMVKEINDISGTLSKGTKPEDPLSQIVRVLNGHLSQLQWIDTNAASLQAKVSAAQKANNNLGSQYGAPETDAAESFYRSYMGRR; encoded by the exons ATGTCCTTCAGCTTCGGAAACACGAACGCCACGCCCACGTCGAACAGCGGCTCGACCCCTGCGGCTTCTGCACCGGCATCTGGAGGTCTCTTCGGCGGCGCCTCTACCGGCACTCCCAGCTTTTCTTTCGGTAACCTGGGAAGTAGCAATACACCCGCCGCCGGGTCGAGCAGTGGCACGCCGGCTTCCAGCGGATCACTCTTTGGACAGAACGCTGGCCAGAAACCAGCAGGCGGGctctttggcggcggcacTTCAGCCGCCTCAACTGGAACACCCACATCGACTGGCGGTGGTCTCTTCGGGGCCAAGCCTGCGGCtggcgcatcatcgactcCGGCTGCTTCTGGCGGTCCATTCGGTTCAAACACCGGCTCCTCTACTCCCAGCACATCTGCACCCCCCTCAGGAGGTCTCTTTGGCGCTGCTACAGCCTCGAGCGGCACCCCTGCTGCATCTTCTGGTGGGCTGTTTGGAGGAGACAAGGCTGCGGCAAAGCCGGCAGTGAGCTTGTTTGGCGGCGGAAACACTGGAGGCTCTTCTACACCTGGCGGTTTGTTCGGTCAGAATGCATCGTCAAGCTCAGCGACAACAACTGCTCCTGCTTCCAGCGGGGGTTTGTTCGGTGGCATGAACAAGCCTGCATCAAGCACGCCAGCTACTATTGGTGCTTCCGCAACTCAGGCTACACCTGCAAAGCCCGCCTTCTCACTCGGAGGATCAACAACGCCGGCTGGAGCTCCTCCTGCGGGCGCGAACAAGCCTGCGACAGGTGGACTTTTCGGTGGTGCCGCACCATCTGGCTCGGCAGCCCCGTCTCCCTTTGGTACTGCGGCGGCCAAGCCGGCGGAGAACAACAGCGCAGGCGGTCTTTTTGGTGGCGCTGGACAGTCCAAGGCTGCTTCCACAGCCCAGCCGGCCAGTGGGGGCTCTCTCTTTGGCGGCCAGGCGCAGCAACAACCTGCCGCTAGTGGTGGTCTCTTCGGAGACCAGAAGCCGGCCACAACCGCGGCACCCAGCACTGGAGGTCTCTTCGGTGGCCAGGCTGCTGCTACCACTTCCTCAGCCCAGCCTGCTTCGACAACTTCCACAGCTCCCGCAGCAGGcgcctcttctctcttcgGTGGCGCCAAGCCTGCTACCCCTACCACCTCGGCTCCGGCTGCGTCATCTACCGGCGGCTTATTCGGCGGTAACACATCTTCGACGCCGGCTGCGGCGACGACACAAGCTGGCTCTTCTGCAGGGGGCCTTTTTGGAAAGCCTGCTACTACCGCATCTGCGGCCCCCGCTGCCACGGCGGCTCCTTCGTCGCTCTTCGGCGGACAGACATCCGCGGCTCCTGCCAACAAGCCTGCGAGCGGCGGACTCTTCGGAGGCGGCCCGGCGGCGAGCACCTCTCAACCGGCATCAACCACTACGTCGACTGCGCCAGCGACTACGTCTGCCGCAACTCAACCAACAACAGCCCCCAGCACTACTGCATCGGCCGGTGGTCTCTTTGGTGCCAAGCCATCAACACCAGCTGCTGGAGCATCAACCCAGAATGGCACGGCACCCGCCACCACATCCGCCCCGACTGGCAACTCAAATACCTTGGCAGCCTCCACAACCGGCCCTACTTCTCAGCTTCCCCGTCTGAAGAACAAGTCTATGGACGACATCATTACCCGATGGGCCTCGGACTTGTCCAAGTATCAGAAGGACTTTAAGCATTATGCTAATCAGGTTGCTGACTGGGACTTGGGCCTGGTCGACAATGGCGAGAAGATTCAAAAGCTTTACCTAAACACTTTTGAAGCCGAAAAGGCAAGCCACGAGATTGAGCGGCAGCTCCAGGCAGTGGAGAGTCAGcaggacgagctcgaggactGGCTCAATCGCTACGAATCCGATGTTAAGGAGATGTTCTCCCGCCAGATGGGACAGGGCGAGACCCTGGCCGGACCCGACCAGGAGCGCGAGCGCACATacaagctcgccgagaagtTGACGCAGAATCTCGATGAGAAGAGCAGAGACCTGTCCAAGATGGTCAAGGAGATCAACGACATCTCTGGTACTCTGAGCAAGGGCACCAAACCCGAGGATCCC CTGAGCCAGATCGTCCGTGTTCTTAACGGCCACCTCTCGCAACTCCAGTGGATCGACACCAACGCCGCGTCCCTACAGGCCAAGGTATCCGCCGCTCAGAAGGCGAACAACAACCTTGGCAGCCAGTATGGAGCGCCAGAGACAGATGCGGCGGAGAGCTTCTACCGATCTTACATGGGTCGGCGATGA